The proteins below come from a single Esox lucius isolate fEsoLuc1 chromosome 7, fEsoLuc1.pri, whole genome shotgun sequence genomic window:
- the tlcd5b gene encoding TLC domain-containing protein 5 encodes MLPLEVCCCLLGWISLYFVFCYLNGQRDQEWNCRLVTLTHGVIIVCLTAYICFIDGPWPLTHAGTENTPLQTQALVISLGYFLFDFGWCICVRTEGPIMLAHHTMSILGILLTLGLGVSAVETCAVVFGSEITNPLLQARWFLRQTGRYDSLWGDVVDLLFILLFAVVRVGVGGVMLYTELTSPRPSIIIKGGGLAMYTLAWVFMVDIAKFACKKSRTKYKRWRERCHERCALRKANGHSGKSE; translated from the exons ATGCTACCACTGGAGGTGTGCTGCTGCCTGCTGGGCTGGATTTCACTCTACTTTGTGTTCTGTTACCTGAATGGCCAGCGGGACCAGGAATGGAACTGCCGGCTGGTGACCCTAACACACGGGGTCATCATCGTGTGCCTTACTGCATACATTTGCTTTATCGACGGTCCCTGGCCATTAACACATGCAG GTACGGAGAACACCCCGCTCCAGACCCAGGCCTTGGTTATTAGTCTGGGCTACTTCCTATTTGACTTTGGCTGGTGTATCTGCGTGCGCACCGAGGGCCCCATCATGCTGGCCCACCACACCATGAGCATTCTGGGCATCCTATTGACCCTGGGGCTGGGTGTGTCCGCAGTGGAGACATGTGCCGTGGTTTTCGGCAGCGAAATCACCAACCCCTTGCTCCAGGCCCGTTGGTTCCTAAGGCAGACGGGCCGTTACGACAGCCTGTGGGGGGACGTGGTGGACTTGCTGTTTATCCTACTCTTCGCAGTGGTGCGTGTCGGCGTGGGTGGTGTGATGCTCTACACTGAGCTCACCTCCCCCCGACCCAGTATCATCATCAAGGGAGGGGGCTTGGCCATGTATACCCTGGCCTGGGTGTTCATGGTGGACATTGCCAAGTTTGCCTGCAAGAAAAGCAGGACAAAGTATAAAAGGTGGCGTGAGAGATGTCATGAAAGGTGCGCGTTGAGAAAGGCGAATGGACACTCAGGGAAATCAGAATGA
- the pou2f3 gene encoding POU domain, class 2, transcription factor 3 isoform X1 codes for MSTDGVEHSEAHHEQADIEQHGIDFNRQIKTEDLNDSPHSVSSHKTCHLTQGSPIPGGQLSGDLSSLHTMQQLVLMPGSHHLTSPSSFLLSQTQNTGHQALLQQNILSFPTQSQSGLLQHQPGLALTPQAMSRSGLTSSSMEGHLDMSHLQVPKHLGAPQPDEPNDLEELEQFAKAFKQRRIKLGFTQGDVGLAMGKLYGNDFSQTTISRFEALNLSFKNMCKLKPLLEKWLSDAENSPSDSMTSAASLPPLMEGYGRKRKKRTSIETNIKLTLEKRFLDNPKPNSEEITLISEQLSMEKEVVRVWFCNRRQKEKRIYCPVSTSPIKTHSFNSRMPSCNTLFQASTSRPYSPLASGGVSSSSSPNSPSRDPSPGTLSSGSAALTSQVNQSFSSPGSWYRTWNPTPYHH; via the exons ATGAGCACAGATGGAGTGGAACACTCAGAGGCTCACCATGAACAAGCAG ACATTGAACAACATGGAATTGACTTTAACAGACAA ATCAAGACAGAGGACCTCAATGATTCTCCCCATTCTGTCTCATCACACAAGACATGTCACCTGACACAAGGATCCCCAATCCCTGGCGGACAGCTGTCAGGG GATCTCTCCTCACTCCACACCATGCAGCAACTAGTGCTCATGCCAGGCTCTCACCACCTTACATCCCCTTCTTCCTTCCTCctctcacagacacagaatACTGGGCACCAAG CACTTCTGCAGCAGAACATCCTCAGCTTTCCAACCCAGAGTCAGTCAGGCCTTCTCCAGCACCAGCCTGGTTTAGCACTGACGCCGCAG GCCATGAGTAGGTCGGGCCTAACGTCCTCATCCATGGAAGGCCATCTAGACATGTCCCACCTGCAGGTCCCAAAACACTTAGGGGCCCCCCAGCCAGATGAGCCTAATGAcctggaagagctggaacaGTTTGCTAAGGCCTTCAAACAAAGACGCATCAAATTGGGTTTCACCCAG GGTGATGTAGGCCTTGCTATGGGGAAGCTGTATGGAAATGACTTCAGCCAGACAACCATTTCCCGCTTTGAGGCCCTCAACCTAAGCTTCAAGAACATGTGCAAGCTGAAACCACTACTGGAGAAGTGGCTGAGTGACGCAG AGAACTCTCCCTCTGACTCTATGACCAGTGCGGCCTCTTTACCCCCACTGATGGAAGGCTAtggaaggaaaagaaaaaagagaacaaGCATCGAAACCAACATCAAGCTCACCCTGGAGAAACGCTTTCTTGAC AACCCAAAGCCTAACTCAGAGGAGATCACGCTGATCTCAGAGCAGCTGTCTATGGAGAAGGAAGTAGTGCGGGTCTGGTTCTGCAACcgaagacagaaggagaaaaggATCTACTGCCCTGTGTCCACCTCACCCATTAAAACACACAGCTTCAACTCCAGAATG CCTTCATGTAACACCCTGTTTCAGGCCTCTACATCCAGGCCGTACAGCCCTCTTGCTTCAGGAGGAG TGTCATCGAGTTCCTCTCCCAATAGTCCTAGTCGTGACCCTTCACCTGGCACACTCTCATCGGGCTCCGCTGCCCTGACTTCCCAGGTCAACCAGTCCTTCAGTTCACCAGG gtcgtGGTATCGCACGTGGAACCCTACGCCCTATCACCACTGA
- the pou2f3 gene encoding POU domain, class 2, transcription factor 3 isoform X2, whose product MMLPQLSFKQYVVNLADIEQHGIDFNRQIKTEDLNDSPHSVSSHKTCHLTQGSPIPGGQLSGDLSSLHTMQQLVLMPGSHHLTSPSSFLLSQTQNTGHQALLQQNILSFPTQSQSGLLQHQPGLALTPQAMSRSGLTSSSMEGHLDMSHLQVPKHLGAPQPDEPNDLEELEQFAKAFKQRRIKLGFTQGDVGLAMGKLYGNDFSQTTISRFEALNLSFKNMCKLKPLLEKWLSDAENSPSDSMTSAASLPPLMEGYGRKRKKRTSIETNIKLTLEKRFLDNPKPNSEEITLISEQLSMEKEVVRVWFCNRRQKEKRIYCPVSTSPIKTHSFNSRMPSCNTLFQASTSRPYSPLASGGVSSSSSPNSPSRDPSPGTLSSGSAALTSQVNQSFSSPGSWYRTWNPTPYHH is encoded by the exons ATGATGTTACCTCAGCTATCATTCAAGCAATACGTTGTAAATCTTGCAG ACATTGAACAACATGGAATTGACTTTAACAGACAA ATCAAGACAGAGGACCTCAATGATTCTCCCCATTCTGTCTCATCACACAAGACATGTCACCTGACACAAGGATCCCCAATCCCTGGCGGACAGCTGTCAGGG GATCTCTCCTCACTCCACACCATGCAGCAACTAGTGCTCATGCCAGGCTCTCACCACCTTACATCCCCTTCTTCCTTCCTCctctcacagacacagaatACTGGGCACCAAG CACTTCTGCAGCAGAACATCCTCAGCTTTCCAACCCAGAGTCAGTCAGGCCTTCTCCAGCACCAGCCTGGTTTAGCACTGACGCCGCAG GCCATGAGTAGGTCGGGCCTAACGTCCTCATCCATGGAAGGCCATCTAGACATGTCCCACCTGCAGGTCCCAAAACACTTAGGGGCCCCCCAGCCAGATGAGCCTAATGAcctggaagagctggaacaGTTTGCTAAGGCCTTCAAACAAAGACGCATCAAATTGGGTTTCACCCAG GGTGATGTAGGCCTTGCTATGGGGAAGCTGTATGGAAATGACTTCAGCCAGACAACCATTTCCCGCTTTGAGGCCCTCAACCTAAGCTTCAAGAACATGTGCAAGCTGAAACCACTACTGGAGAAGTGGCTGAGTGACGCAG AGAACTCTCCCTCTGACTCTATGACCAGTGCGGCCTCTTTACCCCCACTGATGGAAGGCTAtggaaggaaaagaaaaaagagaacaaGCATCGAAACCAACATCAAGCTCACCCTGGAGAAACGCTTTCTTGAC AACCCAAAGCCTAACTCAGAGGAGATCACGCTGATCTCAGAGCAGCTGTCTATGGAGAAGGAAGTAGTGCGGGTCTGGTTCTGCAACcgaagacagaaggagaaaaggATCTACTGCCCTGTGTCCACCTCACCCATTAAAACACACAGCTTCAACTCCAGAATG CCTTCATGTAACACCCTGTTTCAGGCCTCTACATCCAGGCCGTACAGCCCTCTTGCTTCAGGAGGAG TGTCATCGAGTTCCTCTCCCAATAGTCCTAGTCGTGACCCTTCACCTGGCACACTCTCATCGGGCTCCGCTGCCCTGACTTCCCAGGTCAACCAGTCCTTCAGTTCACCAGG gtcgtGGTATCGCACGTGGAACCCTACGCCCTATCACCACTGA
- the pou2f3 gene encoding POU domain, class 2, transcription factor 3 isoform X3, protein MSTDGVEHSEAHHEQADIEQHGIDFNRQIKTEDLNDSPHSVSSHKTCHLTQGSPIPGGQLSGDLSSLHTMQQLVLMPGSHHLTSPSSFLLSQTQNTGHQALLQQNILSFPTQSQSGLLQHQPGLALTPQAMSRSGLTSSSMEGHLDMSHLQVPKHLGAPQPDEPNDLEELEQFAKAFKQRRIKLGFTQGDVGLAMGKLYGNDFSQTTISRFEALNLSFKNMCKLKPLLEKWLSDAENSPSDSMTSAASLPPLMEGYGRKRKKRTSIETNIKLTLEKRFLDNPKPNSEEITLISEQLSMEKEVVRVWFCNRRQKEKRIYCPVSTSPIKTHSFNSRMASTSRPYSPLASGGVSSSSSPNSPSRDPSPGTLSSGSAALTSQVNQSFSSPGSWYRTWNPTPYHH, encoded by the exons ATGAGCACAGATGGAGTGGAACACTCAGAGGCTCACCATGAACAAGCAG ACATTGAACAACATGGAATTGACTTTAACAGACAA ATCAAGACAGAGGACCTCAATGATTCTCCCCATTCTGTCTCATCACACAAGACATGTCACCTGACACAAGGATCCCCAATCCCTGGCGGACAGCTGTCAGGG GATCTCTCCTCACTCCACACCATGCAGCAACTAGTGCTCATGCCAGGCTCTCACCACCTTACATCCCCTTCTTCCTTCCTCctctcacagacacagaatACTGGGCACCAAG CACTTCTGCAGCAGAACATCCTCAGCTTTCCAACCCAGAGTCAGTCAGGCCTTCTCCAGCACCAGCCTGGTTTAGCACTGACGCCGCAG GCCATGAGTAGGTCGGGCCTAACGTCCTCATCCATGGAAGGCCATCTAGACATGTCCCACCTGCAGGTCCCAAAACACTTAGGGGCCCCCCAGCCAGATGAGCCTAATGAcctggaagagctggaacaGTTTGCTAAGGCCTTCAAACAAAGACGCATCAAATTGGGTTTCACCCAG GGTGATGTAGGCCTTGCTATGGGGAAGCTGTATGGAAATGACTTCAGCCAGACAACCATTTCCCGCTTTGAGGCCCTCAACCTAAGCTTCAAGAACATGTGCAAGCTGAAACCACTACTGGAGAAGTGGCTGAGTGACGCAG AGAACTCTCCCTCTGACTCTATGACCAGTGCGGCCTCTTTACCCCCACTGATGGAAGGCTAtggaaggaaaagaaaaaagagaacaaGCATCGAAACCAACATCAAGCTCACCCTGGAGAAACGCTTTCTTGAC AACCCAAAGCCTAACTCAGAGGAGATCACGCTGATCTCAGAGCAGCTGTCTATGGAGAAGGAAGTAGTGCGGGTCTGGTTCTGCAACcgaagacagaaggagaaaaggATCTACTGCCCTGTGTCCACCTCACCCATTAAAACACACAGCTTCAACTCCAGAATG GCCTCTACATCCAGGCCGTACAGCCCTCTTGCTTCAGGAGGAG TGTCATCGAGTTCCTCTCCCAATAGTCCTAGTCGTGACCCTTCACCTGGCACACTCTCATCGGGCTCCGCTGCCCTGACTTCCCAGGTCAACCAGTCCTTCAGTTCACCAGG gtcgtGGTATCGCACGTGGAACCCTACGCCCTATCACCACTGA